A portion of the Pedobacter cryoconitis genome contains these proteins:
- a CDS encoding HAD-IB family phosphatase, which translates to MKQKNIYIIDFDSTFTQVEALDELARISLKKHPDKEAIFKKIEDLTNLAMEGKLSFGESLAQRVKLLEASEDHLKQLITRLKKKVSKSFSRNAEFFKKHADQVLIVSGGFKEFITPVVSQYHIKKENIYANTFVTTGDGKIIDYDHSNPLSEEGGKVKLMQHLNLEGDLYGIGDGYSDFQLRESGMIKKFFAFTENISRESIVSRADHVTPSFDEFLYVNNLPRAISYPKNRILCLAIGDIPEESLALFKKDGLSIRHKTSFEDKYVKDVHMILLGKGEKMDPEKLKIALKLKTIGYLGNTLSKMDLQACTAMGIVVFEDPKNNPRNANFIPKRMLDFMNKGTTYLSVNFPNLQLPRIDASHRLIHVHHNVPGIMAQINTVFAKHNINIVGQFLMTNSLIGYAITDINAEYDKDLFKSLKKIEHTIKFRVLY; encoded by the coding sequence ATGAAGCAAAAGAATATTTACATCATTGATTTCGACAGCACTTTCACACAGGTAGAGGCTCTTGATGAGCTTGCCCGCATTTCCCTCAAAAAGCATCCGGATAAGGAAGCCATCTTTAAGAAGATTGAAGACCTGACGAACCTGGCGATGGAAGGCAAACTATCATTTGGTGAAAGTCTGGCGCAAAGAGTAAAGTTACTGGAAGCTTCAGAAGATCACCTGAAACAATTGATTACCCGGTTAAAGAAGAAAGTATCCAAATCTTTTTCCCGAAATGCAGAGTTCTTTAAAAAACACGCGGATCAGGTATTGATCGTATCGGGCGGATTTAAAGAGTTTATTACCCCGGTCGTGAGCCAGTACCATATCAAAAAAGAAAATATCTACGCGAATACTTTTGTGACTACAGGCGATGGCAAAATCATTGATTATGATCATTCCAACCCCTTAAGTGAAGAAGGTGGAAAAGTAAAACTGATGCAGCACCTGAATCTTGAAGGCGATTTATACGGAATCGGTGATGGGTATTCGGATTTTCAGCTTCGGGAAAGCGGAATGATTAAGAAATTCTTCGCTTTTACAGAGAATATTTCCAGAGAAAGTATCGTGAGCAGAGCTGACCATGTTACGCCTAGCTTTGACGAATTTTTATACGTTAATAACCTGCCACGGGCGATTTCTTATCCAAAAAACAGGATTTTATGTCTCGCAATCGGAGATATTCCAGAAGAAAGCCTGGCACTTTTTAAGAAAGACGGTCTTTCAATCCGTCACAAAACTTCCTTTGAAGACAAATATGTAAAAGATGTCCATATGATTTTGCTGGGAAAAGGCGAGAAAATGGATCCTGAGAAATTAAAAATTGCGCTGAAGCTAAAAACAATCGGTTACCTGGGCAATACACTTAGTAAAATGGATTTGCAAGCTTGTACAGCTATGGGCATCGTAGTTTTTGAAGATCCAAAAAACAACCCGAGAAATGCTAATTTCATCCCTAAAAGGATGTTGGATTTCATGAATAAAGGCACTACTTATCTGAGTGTTAACTTTCCGAATTTACAGTTGCCGAGAATTGACGCTTCACACCGTTTGATTCACGTCCACCATAATGTTCCGGGGATCATGGCGCAGATCAATACTGTTTTTGCGAAACATAATATCAACATTGTAGGCCAGTTCCTGATGACCAATTCATTGATTGGGTATGCGATCACGGATATCAATGCAGAATATGACAAGGACCTTTTTAAGTCTTTAAAGAAAATTGAACATACTATAAAATTCAGAGTACTTTATTAA
- the secA gene encoding preprotein translocase subunit SecA, which produces MLGFLTKVFGSKSERDIKAIQPLVIKINEEYAKLSALSNDELRNKTVYFKDIIAKSLAEIDTQISTLKIDADGQDLSLPEKTAIYEQIDILVKDRDKELEVVLMEILPAAFAVVKETSRRFAENPTLEVTASPYDREYAARRANVKIEGDKAYWANSWDAAGSTVVWNMVHYDVQLIGGIVLHNGKIAEMATGEGKTLVSTLPAYLNALAGQGVHIVTVNDYLARRDSEWNGPLFEFHGIRVDCIDKHEPNSQERRNAYLADITYGTNNEFGFDYLRDNMAQEPGQLVQRKLHFAMVDEVDSVLIDDARTPLIISGPVPFGDQHEFHELKPRIERLVNAQREYVTRALNEAKKLIADGKTGTEEGEGGLALLRAHRGLPKNKALIKFLSEGNNKNILLKTENSYMADQSKNMPKVDSHLYFYIDEKNNQVELTEKGIELITKSGEDEHFFVLPDVGTEIAEIEKSTLESEDKIAQKDALMRDYSIKAERVHSVNQLLKAYTLFEMDVEYIIDEGKIKIVDEQTGRIMDGRRYSDGLHQAIEAKENVKVEDASQTYATVTLQNFFRMYHKLCGMTGTATTEAGEFWSIYKLDVVEIPTNRVMQRMDEQDYVYRTVREKYNALAEEIVKLTEAGRPVLVGTTSVEISELLSRMLKLRGIKHNVLNAKMHQKEADIVAEAGQAGTVTIATNMAGRGTDIKLGAGVKEAGGLAIVGTERHESRRVDRQLRGRAGRQGDPGSSQFFVSLEDNLMRLFGSERISNIMVKMGIEDGEVIQHSMITKSIERAQQKVEENNFGIRKRLLEYDDVMNSQRSVIYAKRKNALFGERLDVDMNNMVFDVAEDVVSEYKEAGNYEGFKLEVIKNFSLDTDITEAEFSSRSIHILTDKLFEEATTFYARKSENIILQAMPVLTQVFEERGEHIEQIVVPFTDGIRSIQVPVELRKAIANHGREVTKSFEKTIVLALIDESWKEHLREMDELKQSVQNAVYEQKDPLIIYKMEAFNLFKNMLNAVNKEVVSFLYKGGIPMQQEADDIKEVQEPRPAPSRLQLSKPEFASSTSTGDVQFEDTREAVPQQPIRKEVTVGRNDPCPCGSGKKYKNCHGAGL; this is translated from the coding sequence ATGCTGGGATTTTTAACCAAAGTTTTTGGAAGCAAATCAGAAAGAGATATTAAGGCAATCCAACCACTTGTCATTAAGATAAATGAAGAATACGCTAAGCTTTCGGCCTTAAGCAATGATGAATTGCGTAACAAAACTGTCTATTTCAAAGACATTATAGCCAAATCTTTAGCGGAGATTGATACTCAAATTAGTACCCTGAAAATTGATGCTGATGGTCAGGATTTATCATTACCTGAAAAAACTGCCATTTATGAGCAGATCGATATATTGGTAAAAGATAGAGATAAAGAATTAGAAGTTGTATTGATGGAAATTCTTCCGGCTGCTTTTGCAGTGGTGAAAGAAACTTCCAGACGTTTTGCTGAGAATCCTACGCTTGAAGTTACGGCTTCTCCGTATGACAGAGAATATGCTGCGCGCAGAGCTAACGTGAAAATCGAAGGCGATAAAGCTTACTGGGCTAATTCATGGGATGCTGCCGGAAGTACAGTAGTCTGGAATATGGTTCACTATGATGTACAGTTAATCGGTGGTATCGTATTACACAATGGTAAAATTGCTGAAATGGCAACGGGTGAGGGTAAGACGCTGGTCAGTACATTACCTGCTTATCTGAATGCTTTAGCTGGTCAGGGTGTACACATTGTAACAGTGAATGATTACCTGGCACGACGTGACTCGGAGTGGAATGGCCCTTTATTCGAATTCCATGGTATCAGAGTAGATTGTATCGATAAACATGAGCCTAACTCTCAGGAACGTAGAAATGCTTACCTGGCTGATATCACTTATGGTACAAACAATGAGTTTGGTTTTGATTATCTGCGTGACAATATGGCGCAGGAACCAGGTCAGTTGGTACAACGTAAATTGCACTTTGCAATGGTGGATGAGGTCGATTCAGTATTAATTGATGATGCACGTACTCCATTGATTATCTCAGGTCCGGTCCCTTTTGGAGATCAGCATGAGTTTCATGAGCTGAAACCAAGAATCGAACGTTTGGTAAATGCACAGCGCGAATATGTGACCAGAGCTTTAAATGAAGCCAAAAAATTAATTGCAGATGGTAAAACCGGAACTGAAGAAGGTGAAGGTGGTTTAGCTTTATTAAGAGCGCACCGTGGTTTACCAAAAAATAAAGCACTGATCAAGTTTTTAAGTGAAGGAAATAACAAAAATATCCTGCTTAAAACTGAAAACAGCTATATGGCTGATCAGTCGAAAAATATGCCTAAAGTAGATTCACATTTATATTTCTATATCGATGAGAAAAATAACCAGGTAGAATTAACAGAAAAAGGAATTGAGCTGATCACCAAATCTGGTGAGGATGAGCATTTCTTTGTGTTGCCTGATGTAGGTACTGAAATTGCTGAAATTGAGAAATCAACTTTGGAAAGTGAAGATAAGATTGCACAGAAAGATGCTTTAATGCGTGATTACTCTATCAAAGCTGAACGTGTTCACTCTGTCAATCAACTGTTAAAAGCTTATACCTTATTCGAAATGGATGTAGAATACATCATCGATGAAGGTAAAATCAAAATTGTAGATGAGCAGACTGGCCGTATCATGGATGGCCGTCGTTATTCTGATGGTTTACACCAGGCGATTGAAGCTAAAGAAAATGTGAAAGTAGAAGATGCTTCACAAACTTATGCGACAGTTACTTTACAGAATTTCTTCAGAATGTACCATAAATTATGTGGTATGACTGGTACAGCAACAACCGAAGCTGGTGAGTTCTGGTCTATTTACAAACTGGATGTGGTAGAGATACCTACAAACAGGGTGATGCAGAGAATGGACGAGCAGGATTACGTTTACCGTACTGTTCGTGAAAAATATAATGCACTTGCAGAAGAAATTGTAAAATTAACAGAAGCAGGAAGACCTGTATTGGTAGGTACGACCTCTGTAGAGATTTCTGAGCTGTTAAGCCGTATGCTGAAGTTACGTGGTATTAAACACAACGTACTGAATGCGAAAATGCACCAGAAAGAGGCTGATATTGTAGCTGAAGCTGGTCAGGCCGGAACGGTTACGATTGCAACCAACATGGCTGGTCGTGGTACGGATATTAAATTAGGTGCTGGTGTTAAAGAAGCAGGTGGTTTAGCTATCGTTGGTACAGAGCGTCATGAGTCGCGCCGTGTAGACAGACAGTTACGTGGTCGTGCAGGTCGTCAGGGAGATCCGGGTTCTTCTCAGTTCTTCGTGTCACTGGAAGATAACTTAATGCGTTTATTTGGTTCTGAGCGTATTTCTAATATCATGGTCAAAATGGGAATTGAAGATGGTGAAGTGATTCAGCATTCTATGATTACCAAATCTATTGAGCGTGCACAGCAAAAAGTTGAAGAGAATAACTTTGGTATCCGTAAGCGTTTGCTGGAATATGATGATGTGATGAACTCACAGCGTTCTGTAATCTATGCGAAACGTAAAAATGCTTTGTTTGGTGAACGTCTGGATGTAGACATGAACAACATGGTGTTTGATGTCGCTGAAGATGTTGTTTCTGAATACAAAGAGGCTGGTAACTACGAAGGTTTCAAATTAGAGGTCATTAAAAACTTCTCTTTGGATACTGATATTACTGAAGCTGAATTCAGTTCAAGAAGTATCCATATTTTAACAGATAAGTTGTTTGAAGAAGCAACTACGTTTTACGCAAGAAAATCTGAGAATATCATTCTTCAGGCGATGCCGGTATTAACACAGGTATTTGAAGAACGTGGTGAGCATATTGAGCAAATCGTTGTTCCTTTCACTGACGGGATCAGAAGTATCCAGGTTCCTGTAGAGTTGAGAAAAGCGATCGCTAATCATGGTAGAGAAGTAACGAAGTCGTTTGAGAAAACTATTGTTCTTGCTTTAATCGATGAGTCATGGAAAGAGCATTTGCGTGAAATGGACGAGTTAAAACAGTCTGTACAGAATGCAGTTTATGAGCAGAAAGATCCGTTAATCATTTACAAAATGGAAGCTTTCAATTTGTTTAAAAACATGTTGAATGCAGTCAATAAAGAAGTAGTTAGTTTCTTATATAAAGGTGGTATCCCGATGCAGCAGGAAGCTGATGACATCAAGGAGGTACAAGAGCCAAGGCCAGCGCCAAGCAGACTGCAGTTGTCAAAACCTGAATTTGCTTCTTCAACCAGTACAGGTGATGTACAGTTTGAGGACACACGTGAGGCGGTTCCGCAACAACCAATCCGTAAAGAAGTTACTGTTGGAAGAAACGATCCTTGCCCTTGTGGAAGCGGCAAGAAATACAAAAACTGCCATGGTGCAGGATTGTAA
- a CDS encoding NAD-dependent epimerase/dehydratase family protein, which produces MILVTGATGFLGAELICQLTGQGQKVRALKREDSVIPAILSGNTLIEWIVADINDLSSLDDAFENITKVYHCAAKVSFDPKDKATLLKVNIEGTSNVANLCVHHNVRLLHVSSVAALGEAKKGMQITEKDFWEYDANVHSYAISKYEGEMEVWRSIAEGLDAVIVNPSVIIGHNAGYTGSGAIFKLVKDGLGYYTKGATGIVDVEDVAKSMILLMESEITGERFTISAENYYYKQFFSEIAKGMGVKAPSKEAKPWMLGLAWRAAKLASLFTGKAAALTSDAAKSSLNISLYSNDKIRNSTGITFKPLHQSIQEVCAGLKKL; this is translated from the coding sequence ATGATTTTAGTTACCGGTGCCACAGGATTTTTAGGAGCTGAACTCATTTGCCAGCTTACCGGGCAGGGACAAAAAGTACGTGCCCTGAAAAGAGAAGACTCCGTAATTCCTGCGATACTCTCCGGCAATACATTGATTGAATGGATAGTAGCCGACATTAATGACCTCTCTTCACTTGATGATGCTTTTGAGAATATCACAAAAGTATACCACTGTGCAGCTAAAGTATCATTTGATCCAAAAGATAAAGCAACCCTGCTGAAAGTTAACATTGAAGGGACCAGTAATGTGGCTAATTTATGTGTACACCATAACGTAAGGCTCCTTCACGTGAGTTCTGTTGCCGCATTGGGTGAAGCCAAAAAAGGGATGCAGATTACCGAAAAAGACTTTTGGGAATATGATGCCAATGTCCATTCCTATGCAATTTCCAAATATGAAGGAGAAATGGAAGTATGGCGCAGCATAGCTGAAGGCCTGGACGCAGTGATTGTGAATCCATCGGTCATCATTGGCCATAATGCCGGATATACAGGCAGTGGTGCCATCTTCAAACTCGTTAAAGATGGTTTAGGCTATTATACCAAAGGGGCAACAGGAATTGTAGACGTTGAAGATGTCGCAAAAAGCATGATTCTGTTGATGGAAAGTGAGATCACAGGTGAAAGATTTACAATATCAGCAGAGAATTACTATTATAAGCAGTTTTTTTCAGAGATTGCCAAAGGAATGGGTGTTAAAGCCCCATCCAAAGAAGCTAAACCATGGATGCTTGGTCTTGCGTGGCGGGCAGCAAAATTAGCATCTTTATTTACAGGAAAAGCAGCCGCACTAACCAGCGATGCCGCCAAAAGCAGTTTAAATATAAGTTTATACAGTAACGATAAAATCAGGAATAGTACGGGTATCACCTTTAAGCCCCTGCATCAAAGCATTCAGGAAGTATGTGCAGGTTTAAAAAAACTTTAA
- a CDS encoding DUF3592 domain-containing protein — MVYLLIVGLLLSGFGLFKVIDRKRFKKFGVKTSGVVSDIVLSGRSYYPIVSYETLDGVRMEEEYSLGSMPSAYRKGESVKVIYEQGDSKNFILDNKSSEYIEFGFMVAGLIMIFISCYYSYSGDGSWDF, encoded by the coding sequence ATGGTATATTTATTAATTGTGGGTTTATTGTTGTCAGGTTTTGGACTTTTTAAAGTTATTGACCGGAAGCGTTTTAAGAAGTTTGGAGTTAAAACTTCAGGTGTTGTTTCTGATATTGTATTGAGTGGGAGGAGTTATTATCCGATTGTGAGTTATGAAACATTAGATGGAGTTCGTATGGAAGAGGAGTATTCATTGGGGTCAATGCCTTCAGCTTACAGAAAAGGAGAGTCTGTAAAAGTTATTTACGAACAGGGAGATAGTAAGAATTTCATTCTTGACAATAAGTCTTCTGAATATATAGAGTTTGGTTTTATGGTGGCTGGATTGATTATGATTTTTATTTCCTGTTATTATTCCTATTCAGGGGATGGAAGTTGGGACTTTTAA
- a CDS encoding formimidoylglutamase: MSLSDFFSPLALEKFTPKQGFYTSQLGMKASFYTEKFPELGDKTFDIAVLGVKDDRGAVNNNGCSLGPDYFREQFYLLHEGAFESRIVDLGNIIAGATISDTYVALKMVVTELMRLDIVPVIIGGGQDLTYAQYMAYEALEQKVDLVVVDSRFDLDEDENEQESIATRSDTYLNRIFMHQPNYLFNFSNIGYQTYLVNQDSLKVMNKLYFDVHRLGEFLTDVSSAEPVIRNANMMSFDFSCIRSSDSSANGNAGPNGFYGEQACKIAHYAGLNDKLTSIGFYEFNPAFDHGSQSAMLLGQMVWYFVDGFYNRKKDFPLNPKSQYLIYRASLNDGSGEMLFVKSKKSDRWWMQVPYPSGVSKNERFHLVPCRYEDYTMAVNGEVPDLWWRTYQKLL; this comes from the coding sequence ATGTCCTTATCCGATTTTTTCTCCCCTTTAGCTCTCGAAAAATTCACGCCTAAACAGGGCTTTTATACCAGTCAGCTGGGAATGAAGGCAAGTTTTTATACTGAAAAATTTCCTGAACTGGGTGATAAAACCTTCGATATCGCGGTTCTGGGGGTAAAGGATGACCGTGGTGCGGTGAATAACAACGGTTGCTCTTTAGGACCGGATTATTTCCGGGAGCAGTTTTATTTACTGCATGAAGGTGCATTTGAGAGCAGAATTGTTGATCTGGGGAATATCATAGCCGGAGCAACAATTTCTGATACTTATGTTGCGCTTAAAATGGTAGTAACTGAGCTGATGAGACTGGATATCGTTCCGGTTATTATAGGCGGCGGGCAGGATCTGACTTATGCACAGTATATGGCTTATGAAGCTTTAGAGCAGAAGGTGGACCTGGTGGTGGTGGATAGCAGATTTGATCTGGATGAGGATGAAAATGAACAGGAGAGTATTGCGACCCGATCGGATACTTATCTGAACAGGATTTTCATGCATCAGCCTAATTATCTGTTTAATTTTAGTAACATCGGTTATCAGACTTACCTGGTTAATCAGGACAGTCTTAAGGTGATGAATAAATTATATTTCGATGTTCACCGTTTGGGTGAGTTTCTGACAGATGTAAGTTCTGCTGAACCCGTGATCAGGAATGCAAACATGATGAGCTTTGATTTCTCCTGCATCCGTTCTTCGGATTCTTCTGCAAATGGGAATGCCGGCCCGAATGGTTTTTATGGCGAGCAGGCTTGTAAGATTGCCCATTATGCGGGATTAAATGATAAGTTAACCTCTATTGGTTTTTATGAATTTAACCCCGCGTTTGATCATGGCAGCCAATCAGCGATGTTGCTGGGCCAGATGGTTTGGTATTTTGTAGATGGTTTTTATAACCGTAAAAAAGATTTTCCATTAAATCCTAAGTCTCAATATTTAATTTACCGTGCAAGTTTGAATGATGGTTCAGGTGAAATGCTTTTTGTAAAAAGCAAGAAATCTGACCGCTGGTGGATGCAGGTTCCCTATCCTTCGGGAGTGTCTAAAAACGAGCGTTTCCATTTGGTGCCTTGCCGGTATGAAGATTATACAATGGCTGTTAATGGGGAAGTGCCTGATTTATGGTGGCGTACTTATCAAAAGCTGCTTTAG
- the purD gene encoding phosphoribosylamine--glycine ligase, whose translation MNILLLGSGGRESAFAWKMSQSEQCSKLFIAPGNGGTAAYGKNVNLNPNDFAAIKTFVLTEKIELVVVGPEEPLVNGIHDFFLADDKLAGIPVIGPKKEGAILEGSKDFSKEFMARHNIPHPGSKSFTKDTLAAGLAYLENHSLPVVLKADGLAAGKGVLICETAADAKAELTLMLSEGKFGNAGAIVVIEEFLTGIELSVFVLTDGDNYVILPEAKDYKRIGQGDTGLNTGGMGSVSPVPFADEKFLKEVENSIIIPTINGLKKDKIDYTGFIFFGLFKVGDKPMIIEYNCRMGDPETQSVIPRIENDLVELFIAASKKQLKDVQLKISPKSAATVVIVAGGYPGDYEKGKAMTGIDNIRKSLAFHAGTIAEGGIIKSNGGRVLAVTSLQDNMFEALQSATADAARIYFDGKYFREDIGFDLM comes from the coding sequence ATGAATATCTTATTATTAGGTTCTGGTGGAAGAGAAAGCGCTTTCGCCTGGAAGATGAGTCAATCTGAACAATGCTCCAAACTATTTATCGCACCAGGTAATGGTGGAACAGCAGCATATGGTAAAAATGTAAACCTGAATCCGAATGATTTTGCAGCAATCAAAACGTTTGTTTTAACGGAGAAGATTGAGCTTGTTGTTGTGGGCCCTGAAGAACCTCTTGTAAATGGTATTCATGATTTTTTCCTGGCGGATGATAAACTTGCAGGTATCCCGGTTATCGGCCCTAAAAAAGAAGGTGCTATATTGGAAGGCAGCAAGGATTTCTCTAAAGAATTTATGGCACGCCATAACATTCCTCACCCGGGTTCTAAATCGTTCACCAAAGATACTTTGGCAGCAGGATTAGCTTACCTGGAAAACCACAGCTTACCGGTTGTTTTAAAGGCAGATGGTTTAGCAGCTGGAAAAGGTGTGTTGATTTGTGAAACCGCAGCAGACGCAAAAGCTGAACTAACCTTGATGTTAAGCGAAGGCAAGTTTGGAAATGCAGGTGCGATCGTTGTGATCGAAGAGTTCTTAACAGGTATTGAATTGTCAGTATTTGTCTTGACTGACGGTGATAATTACGTGATTTTACCAGAAGCAAAAGATTATAAACGTATTGGTCAGGGTGATACCGGATTAAATACAGGTGGTATGGGTTCTGTTTCTCCGGTTCCTTTTGCAGATGAAAAATTCTTAAAGGAAGTTGAAAACAGCATTATCATTCCTACAATTAACGGCTTAAAGAAAGATAAAATAGATTATACAGGTTTCATTTTCTTCGGATTGTTCAAGGTTGGCGATAAACCAATGATCATTGAATATAACTGTAGAATGGGTGACCCTGAAACTCAAAGCGTGATACCAAGAATCGAGAATGATCTGGTAGAACTTTTCATCGCAGCCTCGAAAAAGCAGTTAAAAGATGTTCAATTGAAAATTAGCCCGAAAAGTGCAGCTACAGTGGTCATTGTAGCAGGTGGTTACCCTGGCGATTATGAAAAAGGTAAAGCAATGACCGGAATTGATAACATCCGTAAATCATTAGCTTTCCACGCAGGAACAATTGCAGAAGGTGGCATAATTAAAAGTAACGGCGGACGCGTGTTAGCAGTAACGAGTTTACAGGATAACATGTTTGAGGCATTACAATCAGCAACAGCTGATGCAGCAAGGATATATTTTGACGGAAAATACTTCAGAGAAGATATAGGTTTCGATTTGATGTAA
- a CDS encoding SPOR domain-containing protein — MKTLFTFIICCFSFAVSAQKRGEVVIVKDPLVDSLIEKRIALSKKATPATGHRNGAIVSQMGFRVQVFYGSDRRHTFNEQARFKSAYPKLNTYITYKEPNYYLRVGDFRTRLEAQRLMNELRSTFPTLFIFREKINAPRL; from the coding sequence ATGAAAACACTTTTTACATTTATTATTTGTTGCTTCTCTTTTGCTGTTTCCGCTCAGAAAAGAGGAGAAGTGGTCATTGTGAAAGATCCGCTGGTAGATAGCCTGATCGAAAAAAGGATTGCTTTGAGCAAAAAAGCAACGCCGGCAACGGGGCACAGAAATGGAGCAATTGTTTCGCAGATGGGATTCCGTGTACAGGTGTTTTATGGTTCAGACCGAAGACACACTTTCAATGAACAGGCGCGTTTTAAATCGGCTTATCCAAAGCTGAATACTTATATTACTTATAAAGAACCAAATTATTATCTCCGCGTGGGCGATTTCAGAACACGTTTGGAAGCCCAGAGATTGATGAATGAGCTTAGGTCAACATTTCCGACTTTGTTCATCTTCAGGGAAAAAATCAATGCACCCCGTTTATAG
- a CDS encoding M20 metallopeptidase family protein, with translation MINKEQIQNLANTIFQDVVGYRQHLHMNPELSFQEFQTSAFIQDKLNAWGIPFTLMANTGVVGLIKGELPSDEVIALRGDIDALPIIEANDKPYTSKNVGVMHACGHDVHTSSLLGAAYILNEMKAEFGGTIKLIFQPGEEILPGGASLMIAEGVLENPRPASIIGQHVMPWIDAGKVGFRSGIYMASADELYVTVKGKGGHGAQPQQNIDPVLITSHIIVALQQIVSRNADPRLPSVLSFGKVIANGATNIIPNEVKLEGTFRTLNEEWRAEAKRLMKKMAEGIAESMGGSCEFNIMHGYPFLVNEEKLTASARGYAEDYLGKENVVDLDIWMAAEDFAYYSQVTDACFYRLGTGNEAKGTKYSVHHPNFDVDEDALKISTGLMAYIALKQLGN, from the coding sequence ATGATCAACAAAGAACAGATTCAAAATTTAGCAAATACTATATTTCAGGATGTTGTAGGTTATCGTCAGCATCTTCATATGAATCCGGAACTTTCTTTTCAAGAGTTCCAGACTTCAGCATTTATCCAGGATAAATTAAATGCCTGGGGTATTCCGTTTACGCTGATGGCGAATACTGGAGTAGTAGGGCTGATCAAAGGAGAGCTGCCGTCTGATGAGGTTATTGCACTTCGTGGGGACATAGATGCTTTGCCAATCATTGAGGCGAATGACAAGCCTTATACATCGAAGAATGTTGGGGTAATGCATGCTTGTGGTCATGATGTACATACTTCTTCTTTGTTGGGAGCTGCGTACATCCTGAACGAGATGAAGGCAGAATTTGGCGGAACGATTAAATTGATATTCCAGCCGGGTGAGGAAATCCTTCCGGGCGGGGCAAGTTTGATGATTGCTGAAGGGGTATTGGAGAATCCAAGACCTGCGAGTATTATCGGGCAGCATGTAATGCCATGGATAGATGCTGGTAAAGTGGGTTTCCGTTCTGGTATTTATATGGCATCTGCCGATGAATTATATGTAACAGTTAAAGGAAAAGGCGGGCACGGGGCACAGCCTCAGCAGAACATCGATCCTGTACTGATTACTTCTCATATTATTGTGGCTTTACAACAGATTGTAAGCCGTAACGCAGATCCAAGGTTACCGTCTGTACTTTCTTTTGGAAAGGTGATTGCAAATGGTGCAACTAATATTATTCCGAATGAGGTGAAGCTTGAAGGAACTTTCAGAACATTGAATGAGGAATGGAGAGCAGAAGCGAAACGTTTGATGAAGAAAATGGCGGAAGGGATTGCGGAAAGCATGGGTGGTAGTTGTGAGTTTAATATTATGCATGGTTATCCGTTTTTAGTGAATGAGGAAAAATTAACAGCAAGTGCGCGTGGTTATGCGGAAGATTATTTAGGGAAAGAAAATGTGGTTGACCTGGATATCTGGATGGCTGCGGAAGATTTCGCTTATTATTCTCAGGTCACTGATGCTTGTTTCTATCGTTTAGGCACGGGAAATGAGGCTAAAGGGACTAAATATTCTGTGCATCATCCGAATTTTGATGTGGATGAAGATGCGTTGAAAATATCTACTGGCCTGATGGCTTATATCGCTTTAAAACAATTGGGGAACTAA